The proteins below are encoded in one region of Delphinus delphis chromosome 4, mDelDel1.2, whole genome shotgun sequence:
- the SUCNR1 gene encoding succinate receptor 1 translates to MESLEERNLEESQRNLGCFKAWNATCENWQAVEAALEKYYLSIFYGFEFIVGILGNTAVVFGYIFCLKNWNSSNIYLFNLSICDLAFLCTLPMLMRQYAQGKWTYGDVLCISNRYVLHANLYTSILFLTFISIDRYMLMKYPFREHFLQKKKFAVLISSAIWGLVTLELLPMLSLINPVVASKHTNCTDYASSGDPSNVLIYSICLTFLGFLIPLFVMCFFYFKIGVFLKHRSRQLSTALPLEKPLTLIIMAVVIFSVLFTPYHIMRNVRIASRWGIWKQTPCTKATINSLYIVTRPLAFLNSVINPVFYFFMGDHFREMLMDKLRYLFKFLTSFRR, encoded by the exons ATGGAAAGCCTTGAGGAGAGGAATTTAGAGGAATCTCAGAGGAATTTAGGATGTTTTAAA gCATGGAATGCAACTTGTGAAAACTGGCAGGCAGTGGAGGCTGCTCTGGAAAAGTACTACCTTTCCATTTTTTACGGGTTTGAGTTTATTGTAGGAATCCTTGGGAATACTGCTGTTGTTTTTGGCTACatcttctgcctgaagaactggAACAGCAGTAACATCTATCTCTTTAATCTCTCTATCTGTGACTTGGCTTTTTTGTGTACCCTCCCCATGCTGATGAGACAATATGCCCAGGGAAAATGGACATATGGGGATGTGCTCTGCATAAGCAACCGATATGTACTACATGCTAACCTCTACACCAGCATTCTTTTCCTCACTTTTATCAGCATTGATCGATACATGCTCATGAAGTATCCGTTCCGGGAACACTTCctacaaaagaaaaagtttgctgttTTAATCTCTTCGGCCATTTGGGGTTTAGTAACCTTAGAGCTCCTGCCCATGCTTTCTCTTATAAATCCTGTTGTAGCTTCCAAACACACCAACTGTACTGATTATGCAAGTTCTGGAGACCCCAGTAACGTCCTCATTTACAGCATATGTCTAACCTTCTTGGGGTTCCTCattcctctttttgtgatgtGCTTCTTTTATTTCAAGATTGGTGTCTTCCTGAAGCATAGGAGCAGGCAGCTCTCTACTGCTTTGCCCCTTGAGAAGCCTCTCACCTTAATCATCATGGCAGTTGTGATCTTCTCCGTGCTTTTTACTCCCTATCACATCATGCGAAACGTGAGGATTGCTTCACGCTGGGGGATCTGGAAGCAGACCCCATGCACTAAGGCCACCATCAACTCCTTGTACATTGTGACTCGGCCGTTGGCCTTTCTGAACAGTGTCATCAAccctgtcttctatttctttatgggAGATCATTTCAGGGAGATGCTGATGGATAAACTGAGATACCTCTTCAAGTTCCTTACATCCTTCAGAAGATGA